In Plasmodium falciparum 3D7 genome assembly, chromosome: 6, the following proteins share a genomic window:
- a CDS encoding anaphase-promoting complex subunit 11, putative gives MVHITVKRIHAVARWKWIGSTIDSVCAICNSSLENTCTTCMRPGNGCPPAFGKCGHHFHLHCMEKWIKQNKLTCPCCRADWYYETQQLN, from the coding sequence atGGTCCATATTACAGTAAAAAGAATCCATGCAGTTGCAAGATGGAAATGGATTGGTTCAACAATAGATAGTGTGTGTGCAATTTGTAATAGTTCTTTAGAAAATACATGTACTACTTGTATGCGTCCAGGAAATGGATGTCCTCCTGCTTTTGGAAAATGTGgtcatcattttcatttacaTTGTATGGAAAAATGGATAAAGCAGAACAAATTAACTTGTCCTTGTTGTAGAGCCGATTGGTATTACGAGACTCAACAAttgaattaa
- a CDS encoding SNF2 helicase, putative: MRIRKTWCTLCRENFEEGDECIQCKQCKKKFHRECLQAEGLMDNEQLKDIKNYVCYQCINEDDDIPENEDRCKICREKSANLILLLCDGCPNSYHVSCLGLAAEPESEKWYCPICKPDDHKNLDVRRMRKGFVLDNMNGEHVNSSTCYVCQRPGKLLGCDFCPNSFHPTCLPDLDFDNISDQWECPCCKNEDPLLNQGHKRWTKNEIQEIMKKRQRELGFWRSKIIKYRNRFLLAHRKDLQPFVNPRVFSNLTKTFKNDYFHTKGSSNNKKSNKYDNDKYNSKKDVDMDSKEFNEFISSLEDEAHQNACKFIESVFLSVYYPNGRKIERRPLVDNVQLKPHQEDGVEWLLKSFLTGGAILADEMGLGKTIQTLCFLSYLKCNKIDGPHLIVVPLSTVGNWLREIHRFTPHLTCIKICGSKNERTHAKEDRLAEKGLYDLYVTTYETVKNEEEFFVETIPKWQCIVLDEAHRIKNQSGAIRHSMDRVVGNMRLLLTGTPLQNNSAELFTLINFMFPDIFKNSEIIEQAFMNASQNNKNKSNNNNNNNNKDEKNNNNDDDDDGGGGGGGANTSGNNTSKVNVNIGNIDLKSAIKEEDLKSIRCLLDKIMLRRLKEQAITLPKKIFHDVWLPLGTLSAHWYKRLLDIRSMVEEKVSVKKLLGLVIKMRIICGHPKGIVSRPSQMEKLFAFFEEESEDIKEQVKNDALKLKNISGEEHIESSSKLIFIDKLLCQLHYENCKYVKNYASSYEKHKKEVAAYNYHKIQEQTNAQKKKREHSGKFKKIEALENSPLFMEIYNKGKFDLKPTSQKEDMLKSFMHSVPVDNECPYKKKRCIYDKVKEYVKNNSNIKHKGRARLISDNNKNNKNDDNSDDEDDDEEEDEVNYYNKRKDKKKKVISDDDDDDDDDENSNDDNKSEDNNNDDNNNDDNKDITKNDNNGNFSDNNNNNNNINDDQNDDNIFSLHDSSKINNNIKEFLKSEKMEMSNNTDKINEDSTVGVTDKGDNKLDDFDMLKREEKEKNDAYMKEEGEEYDEEDVITHKNGTQLNIDNNNNNNNNINNVTDLKLQTDEKKVVINIKNEMNDNDENGEKLGEAKMHKVLIFTQFQLVLDELEEYCKYRCWKYMRLDGSTNKLIRELDIREFNLSDSIYFIYLISTRAGGLGINLTAANHVIMYDEDWNPFIDLQAIDRAHRIGQKREVNVWKLMTEWTVEERMAFRREQKLKLDKLVVQTQDDEDMLDNFEEKLSSDEIRKLMLHGKAAIQNMDVESTNNFPLEFFIERGRQKLPIINGVDLEREEKCAIEEEINKKDDGDDILVSKNDEDDDDDDDNSVDAKYNNNNDDDNAIDIDEVMMDEAEELESRNNNTNNNNNNNDGTGGSGEMINGQFSSSNNQNNNNNNNNNNDISLWRSVRERKKPQILYTPEYWGRKQEVKQIKHEYRCFICNNTKNHKAIVKDRNGNDIEIDYGDMINCFRCPKTYHKLCEGIKDENVKKTWTCSWHECCLCFRKSSQCGNLLIHCATCPTSFCYNCFPPDYVRYYVGEEYYHNLRQRGVNFTPQNWVCFLCSKCKAVEEQKKRRKMTKEERENEKQLQKELRSQLHDSKQEELEAKKRKRAQQLERDKFIIENRKRIDALDQQYEDQLRKAYENVFPNNFVKELVNRIEHAKMLKQKGIVEDNNNNNNNNKETNKKKSTTFLHTKLPSKLLVLCENCKLPCHANYKYPGKCCYPPELDKSYYMSNTSFSQMGRDGFEKRVSEGKNDSCSSHIHFKDKVGEDSNNMKNITNIVDGNKIMNSSPHKGGTKCEPNEGSTTPSRNDGIKKDLMVTSTINNNNSNNNNNSNNNNNNNNSYNFNENKENSSSTNKLMSNKGIEYNKNDDEDYNNNESKDKIMKGVGTTFLSDGSMRFEKDSPENNMNENNNMNNNNNNEKDSPQNNNDNTSKSKTRKFLRAVCSKCGTVQLGKLAHFRKHCDKLTEEEKKEYDEKREKLKELINLLNKKKIKEEHTEEEYKNMSVFKFKSLYSNYQDKADDILEDCIRSMKWDILIADKKKIIKKEKEKENKKIYSKNDDDNNNNNNNNNKKNNNITSMSLKAKLTHFLSNQPLTISSDYSDTKDIIEIRSDLTDDMKEKINDELCTISGKRKKCIVKNIKKVKKKKGNDDNDENNNNSNNNVDGDKKNNNKSNTSSKKKDDKDLKKLNLLINPFHEKLIKDTHNANFIRDSFNEDFLNKAKEFLRVTKSNLINNGNNNNNNKNKKSSSNSKNINKNSSNTKNSSNTKSSSNTKSSSNTKNKNNKNNHNNSFLESATTAEDFLRGITTGNNNIFNLVSSSNSPYDKNKKLKDDEFEKSIIQNYLNKMKNSLKNSSHLDKNTIKEKLKELNYVNSRSNSNTKNNMNTNIINNNNNNNNNQHTISAQENSLRFAKEIFKNGAFDKNGNFKLYANKGNLCNTNKDIVHLLKSNEQIENMNKNSGYSINDFNLDIFNIDKNIKCEDLEKKLLNLCASTNLMNKKNIQHDNNKKEDNKNYMLDSKNKNKQFLFKKDNTQQQEAFLSNISKAKKESSNSRKRVVEDVNVDYDIKKITNTSENSGPNKVQEYILYRRNTSSVMSNVINNNDKSKNVRNDDEDDDDDEDDDEEDDEDKNESSNYNNNKKKKTNTSSRNSSNNNSSNKNKNNKSGNDIHQASNLLYQNLLNNPQSLLQHLNLEDVKNFLKAADRSNNDNLPEIN, from the coding sequence ATGAGAATAAGAAAAACATGGTGTACGTTATGTCGTGAAAATTTCGAAGAGGGGGATGAGTGTATCCAATGTAAGCAATGTAAGAAAAAGTTTCATAGGGAATGTTTACAAGCAGAAGGTTTAATGGATAATGAACAATTAAAAGACATAAAGAATTATGTATGTTATCAATGTATAAATGAGGATGATGATATACCAGAGAATGAAGACAGATGTAAAATATGTCGTGAGAAATCAGCAaatttgatattattattatgtgatGGATGTCCAAATAGTTACCATGTTAGTTGTTTAGGTTTAGCAGCAGAACCGGAATCAGAAAAATGGTATTGTCCTATATGTAAACCAGATGATCATAAAAATTTAGATGTAAGAAGAATGAGAAAAGGTTTTGTACTTGACAATATGAATGGGGAACATGTAAATTCTTCAACTTGTTATGTGTGTCAAAGACCTGGTAAATTATTAGGTTGTGATTTTTGTCCGAATTCATTTCATCCAACATGTTTACCAGATTTAgattttgataatatttcTGATCAATGGGAATGTCCTTGttgtaaaaatgaagatCCTTTATTAAATCAAGGACACAAGAGATGgacaaaaaatgaaatacaagaaattatgaaaaaaagacAAAGAGAGTTAGGTTTTTGGAgatcaaaaataataaaatatcgtAATCGTTTTTTATTAGCACATCGTAAAGATTTACAACCATTTGTAAATCCTCGTGTGTTTTCTAATTTAACaaaaacatttaaaaatgattatttCCATACAAAaggtagtagtaataataaaaaatctaataaatatgataatgataaatataattcaaaaaaagaTGTAGATATGGATTCGAAAGAATTCAATGaatttatatcttctttaGAAGATGAAGCTCATCAAAATGCATGTAAATTTATAGAATCCGTTTTCTTAAGTGTATATTATCCAAATGGAAGAAAAATTGAAAGAAGACCGCTAGTAGATAATGTTCAATTAAAACCGCATCAAGAAGATGGGGTAGAATGGTTATTAAAATCATTTTTAACAGGAGGGGCAATATTAGCGGATGAGATGGGTTTAGGAAAAACTATACAAACGTTAtgttttttatcatatttaaaatgtaataaaatagaTGGTCCTCATTTAATTGTCGTACCGTTATCAACAGTAGGAAATTGGTTAAGAGAAATTCATAGATTTACACCACATTTAACttgtattaaaatatgtGGTTCTAAAAATGAAAGAACACATGCAAAAGAAGATCGGTTAGCTGAGAAAGgattatatgatttatatgtaaCTACATACGAAACagtaaaaaatgaagaagaattTTTTGTAGAAACTATACCAAAATGGCAATGTATAGTATTAGATGAAGCACATAGAATTAAAAATCAAAGTGGTGCTATAAGACATTCAATGGATAGAGTAGTAGGAAATATgagattattattaacagGAACACCACTTCAAAACAATTCAGCagaattatttacattaattaattttatgtttcctgatatatttaaaaattcagAAATAATAGAACAAGCATTTATGAATGCTtcacaaaataataagaacaaaagtaataataataataataataataataaagatgaaaaaaataataataatgatgatgatgatgatggtgGTGGTGGTGGTGGTGGTGCTAATACTTCAGGTAATAATACATCCAAAGTAAATGTTAATATTGGTAATATAGATCTAAAATCAGctataaaagaagaagattTAAAATCAATACGATGTTTGTTAGATAAAATTATGTTAAGACGTTTAAAAGAACAAGCCATAACActtccaaaaaaaatatttcatgaTGTGTGGTTACCATTAGGTACCTTATCTGCACATTGGTATAAAAGATTATTAGATATAAGATCTATGGTGGAAGAAAAAGTTAGtgtaaagaaattattaGGTTTAGTTATAAAAATGAGAATTATATGTGGACATCCAAAAGGTATAGTAAGTAGACCATCCCAAATGGAAAAATTGTTTGCATTTTTTGAAGAAGAAAGtgaagatataaaagaacaagtaaaaaatgatgcgttaaaattaaaaaatatatctggTGAAGAACATATAGAGTCTTCATCCAAGTTAATTTTTATTGATAAGTTATTATGTCAATTACATTATGAAAATTgtaaatatgttaaaaattATGCATCCAGTTatgaaaaacataaaaaagaagTCGCTgcttataattatcataaaatacAAGAACAAACAAATgctcagaaaaaaaaaagagagcATTCtggaaaatttaaaaaaattgaagcATTAGAAAATAGTCCCTTATTtatggaaatatataataagggCAAATTTGATTTAAAACCCACATCTCAAAAGGAGGACATGTTAAAAAGTTTTATGCACTCAGTTCCTGTGGATAATGAATGTCCTTATAAGAAAAAGAGATGTATATATGATAAGGTCAAGGAATATGTGAagaataatagtaatataaagCATAAGGGTCGTGCCCGATTAATAtctgataataataagaataataaaaatgatgataatagtgatgatgaagatgatgatgaagaagaagatgaggtaaattattataataaaagaaaggataagaagaaaaaggtCATAtctgatgatgatgatgatgatgatgatgatgaaaattcAAATGACGATAATAAGagtgaagataataataatgatgataataataatgatgataacaaggatattacaaaaaatgataacaatGGTAATTttagtgataataataataataataataatataaatgacgATCAGAATGATGATAACATATTTAGTCTTCATGATAgttcaaaaataaataataatataaaagaatttttaAAGAGCGAAAAAATGGAAATGTCAAACAATacagataaaataaatgaagattCAACTGTAGGTGTTACAGATAAAGGTGATAACAAACTGGATGATTTTGATATGTTGAAGAgagaagaaaaggaaaagaatgATGCTTATATGAAAGAAGAAGGAGAAGAATATGACGAAGAAGATGTAATAACTCATAAAAATGGTACACAAttaaatattgataataataataataataataataatataaataatgtgaCTGACCTAAAATTACAAacagatgaaaaaaaagttgttattaatataaagaacgagatgaatgataatgatgagaATGGTGAAAAGTTAGGTGAAGCAAAAATGCATAAAGTATTAATATTTACGCAATTTCAATTAGTTTTAGATGAATTAGAAGAATATTGTAAATATCGATGTTGGAAATATATGAGATTAGATGGTTCcacaaataaattaattagaGAATTAGATATAAGAGAATTTAATTTGAGCGAtagtatttattttatatatttaattagtACAAGAGCAGGTGGTTTGGGTATTAATTTAACAGCAGCAAATCATGTTATAATGTATGATGAAGATTGGAATCCATTTATAGATTTACAAGCCATAGATAGAGCTCATCGTATTGGTCAGAAGAGAGAAGTAAATGTGTGGAAGTTAATGACAGAATGGACTGTTGAGGAAAGAATGGCATTTAGAAGAGAACAAAAATTGAAATTAGATAAATTGGTTGTACAAACAcaagatgatgaagatatgTTAGATAACTTTGAAGAAAAATTATCGTCTGATGAAATAAGGAAATTAATGTTGCATGGTAAAGCAGCTATACAAAATATGGATGTTGAAAGTACAAATAATTTTCCTTTAGAATTTTTTATTGAAAGGGGTCGTCAAAAGTTACCTATAATAAATGGGGTAGATTTAGAGAGAGAGGAAAAATGTGCAATAGAAgaggaaataaataaaaaagatgatgGAGACGACATATTGGTTAGTAAAAATGATgaggatgatgatgatgatgatgataatagtGTTGATGCtaagtataataataacaatgatgatgataatgctATAGATATAGATGAAGTTATGATGGATGAGGCTGAAGAATTAGAGTCAcgaaataataataccaataataataataataataatgatggaACTGGAGGAAGTGGTGAAATGATAAATGGTCAGTTTTCTTCAAGCAATAACCAAaacaataacaacaacaataataataataatgatatttcGTTATGGAGATCTGTTAGGGAAAGAAAGAAACCTCAAATTTTATATACCCCTGAATATTGGGGAAGAAAACAAGAAGTGAAACAAATTAAACATGAATATCGATGTTTTATTTGTAACAATACTAAGAATCATAAAGCTATTGTTAAAGATAGGAATGGTAATGATATTGAAATCGATTATGGTGATATGATTAATTGTTTCCGATGTCCTAAAACTTATCATAAATTATGTGAAGGcataaaagatgaaaatgTAAAGAAAACATGGACCTGTAGTTGGCATGAATGTTGTTTATGTTTTCGTAAATCATCACAATGTGGTAATTTGTTAATTCATTGTGCTACTTGTCCAACAAGCTTTTGTTATAATTGTTTTCCTCCTGATTACGTGAGATATTATGTAGGTGAagaatattatcataatttaagACAAAGAGGAGTTAATTTTACTCCACAAAATTGGGTATGCTTTTTATGTTCCAAATGTAAAGCTGTCGAAGAACAAAAGAAGAGAAGAAAGATGACCAAAGAAGAAagagaaaatgaaaaacaatTACAAAAAGAATTAAGAAGTCAATTACATGATAGTAAACAAGAAGAATTAGAAGCTAAGAAAAGAAAGAGAGCACAACAATTAGAAAGagataaatttataatagaAAATAGAAAACGAATTGATGCTTTAGATCAACAATATGAAGATCAATTAAGAAAAGCATATGAAAATGTGTTCCCtaataattttgtaaaaGAATTAGTTAATAGAATTGAACATGCTAAGATGTTAAAACAAAAAGGTATTgtagaagataataataataataataataataataaagagacgaataaaaagaaatctACAACCTTTTTACATACAAAATTACCAAGCAAATTATTAGTACTATGTGAAAATTGTAAATTACCATGTCATgctaattataaatatcctGGTAAATGTTGTTATCCTCCTGAGTTAGATAAGTCTTATTATATGTCTAATACATCTTTTAGTCAAATGGGAAGAGATGGGTTTGAAAAACGAGTAAGTGAAGGGAAAAATGATTCTTGTTCATCACATATCCATTTCAAAGACAAGGTAGGTGAAGATAGCAATaacatgaaaaatattactaATATAGTAGATGggaataaaataatgaatagTTCCCCCCATAAAGGAGGTACAAAATGTGAACCAAATGAGGGTTCAACAACACCTTCCAGAAACGatggaataaaaaaagatcTAATGGTTACATCgacaataaataataataatagtaataataataataatagtaataataataataataataataatagttataattttaatgaaaataaagaaaattcaTCAAGTACTAATAAATTAATGTCTAACAAAGGAATagaatataacaaaaatgatgatgaagattataataataacgaaagtaaagataaaataatgaaaggTGTTGGTACAACCTTCTTATCTGATGGAAGTATGAGATTTGAAAAGGATTCACctgaaaataatatgaatgaaaataataatatgaataataataataataatgaaaaagatagtccacaaaataataatgataatacatCGAAGAGTAAAACTAGAAAATTTTTAAGAGCTGTTTGTTCAAAATGTGGTACAGTGCAATTAGGCAAATTAGCACATTTCAGAAAACATTGTGATAAATTAactgaagaagaaaaaaaagaatatgatgAGAAGAGAgagaaattaaaagaattaattaatttattaaataagaaaaaaataaaagaagaacatacagaagaagaatataagaatatgtctgtttttaaatttaagAGTTTATATAGTAATTATCAAGATAAAGCTGATGATATATTAGAAGATTGTATACGTTCAATGAAATGGGATATATTAATAgcagataaaaaaaaaataataaaaaaagaaaaagaaaaagaaaataaaaaaatatattcaaaaaatgatgatgataataataataataataataataataataaaaagaataataatatcactAGTATGAGTTTAAAAGCAAAATTAACTCATTTCTTATCAAATCAACCTTTAACCATAAGTTCTGATTATTCAGATACAAAAGATATTATAGAAATAAGAAGTGATTTAACAGAtgatatgaaagaaaaaataaatgatgaatTATGTACCATCAgtggaaaaagaaaaaaatgtatagtaaagaatattaaaaaagttaaaaagaaaaagggtaatgatgataatgatgaaaataacaataatagtaataataatgtggatggagataaaaagaataataataaaagtaatacttcatccaaaaaaaaagatgataaagatttaaagaaattaaatttaCTTATTAATCCGTTTcatgaaaaattaataaaagataCACACAATGCAAATTTTATAAGAGATTCATTTAATGaagattttttaaataaggcAAAAGAATTTTTACGAGTTACTAAAagtaatttaattaataacggtaataataataataataataaaaataagaaaagtagtagtaatagtaaaaatattaataaaaatagtagTAACACAAAAAATAGTAGTAATACAAAAAGTAGTAGTAACACAAAAAGTAGTagtaatacaaaaaataaaaataataaaaataatcataataattccTTTTTAGAAAGTGCTACCACAGCAGAAGATTTTCTAAGGGGTATAACCAcaggtaataataatatttttaatctgGTTTCATCATCGAATTCTCcctatgataaaaataaaaaattaaaagatgaTGAATTTGAAAAATCTATTATACAGAATTATCtaaataaaatgaagaattctttaaaaaattcatcccatttagataaaaatactataaaagaaaaattaaaagaattaaattaTGTAAATTCTCGATCAAATAGTaacacaaaaaataatatgaatactaatattattaataataataataataataataataatcaacaTACTATTAGTGCTCAGGAAAATAGCCTCCGATTTGctaaagaaatatttaaaaatggaGCATTTGATAAAAATGGAAATTTTAAATTGTACGCGAACAAAGGTAATTTGTgtaatacaaataaagatATTGTACATCTTCTTAAAAGTAACGAACAAattgaaaatatgaataaaaattcaGGATATTCAATCAACGATTTTAATCTTGATATATTCAAcattgataaaaatattaaatgtgaagatcttgaaaaaaaattattaaatttatgtgCAAGTACCAATttaatgaacaaaaaaaatatacaacatgataataataaaaaagaagataacaaaaattatatgttagatagtaaaaataaaaataaacaatttctatttaaaaaggataataCGCAACAACAAGAGGCATTCCTTTCAAATATCTCCAAAGCAAAAAAGGAATCCAGCAACTCAAGAAAAAGGGTTGTAGAAGATGTAAATGTagattatgatataaaaaaaattacaaatacATCTGAAAATAGTGGGCCAAATAAAGTccaagaatatattttatatagaaGAAATACATCTAGTGTAATGTCcaatgtaataaataataatgataagagCAAAAATGTGAGGAATGATGACGAAGAtgacgatgatgatgaagatgatgatgaagaggATGACgaagataaaaatgaaagttcaaattataataataataagaaaaaaaagacaaataCTTCAAGTAGAAATAgcagtaataataatagtagtaataaaaataaaaataataaaagtggTAATGATATTCATCAAGCTAGTAACTTACTGtatcaaaatttattaaataatccGCAAAGTCTTTTACAGCATTTAAATTTGGAAGATGTAAAGAATTTCTTAAAAGCCGCAGACAGAAGTAATAATGATAACTTACCAGAAATTAATTAA
- a CDS encoding N-acetylglucosaminyl-phosphatidylinositol de-N-acetylase, putative, with protein MSYYIPLAIIFTIFSLILYITINYLNKKKYNFSNLLGNKNISIIVAHPDDELMFFFPTIKFLFDKKKKKNIFLLCLSNGNYYGYGNIREQELYKVWSYIGGEKNNCHIWNDNKIQDGWLYWDEKYIFKLIKDYCIQYDIKTIFTFDNYGVSGHPNHISAYKSIRMLSHMKDIDIYTLKSTNIIYKYMSFFSYPFITNKRYVIWSFNPLLLLRLMFFYKSQLVYYRILFCIFSQYVYFNTFDLLKTYK; from the exons ATGTCTTACTATATCCCCCTTGCAATAATCTTCACAATTTtctcattaatattatatatcacaattaattatttaaataagaaaaaatataacttcTCTAATTTGTTGGGAAATAAAAACATCAGTATTATCGTAGCACATCCAGACGATGAgcttatgtttttttttccaactataaaatttttgtttgataaaaaaaaaaaaaaaaatatatttctcttATGTCTATCTAACGGTAATTATTATGGCTATGGGAATATTAGGGAACAAGAATTATACAAAGTGTGGTCATATATAGgaggagaaaaaaataattgtcATATAtggaatgataataaaatacaggATGGATGGCTTTATTgggatgaaaaatatatattcaaattaataaaagattATTGCATTcaatatgatataaagaCG ATATTTACTTTTGATAATTACGGAGTATCTGGACACCCTAATCATATAAGTGCTTATAAGAGTATTAg gaTGTTATCACATATGAAAGACATAGATATTTACACTTTAAAATCCACAaacatcatatataaatacatgaGCTTCTTTTCTTATCCTTTTATCACCAACAAAAG GTATGTCATTTGGTCATTTAATCCTCTCTTATTATTaag actaatgtttttttataaatcacAGCTTGTCTATTATAGGATTTTATTCTGTATATTTTCTca atatgtatattttaacacttttgatttattaaagACATACAAATAG
- a CDS encoding GAS8-like protein, putative: protein MKDSKKKGSSKKREEKLMLIKELNKINDEINVEQNNVEDLSVKIKNIDGQIFLGYHDIKILNVELKNKEIEVEEKRSHKLLSERNIENMINKYILKCYENFLNNLTKNEIEIDTLSKRKEDDMKEQKSNKDFQKLTTVTSIKHLNKLNSIILSQNKIIDNINRKFTICLKRMKDNYSRKINMQRDKMDKERQKIIFNLQKEKNDRIKNILTTYNDKIFNIQNYFKLILDDQLELIQKLEEEKLTKKKNYFSKRKGLEQLKKNISIQRKILEGVERDAYELERNIVDYENLRNDLKKIKEKRKKQQKILHELKLETDVKKMLLTKISNEYKTIYDQNKMKLYDYLQKLLLENYFLETKMKLKNESLEVNTIELNKWKESNNPENNEILNNTLNEKFQDFNILKNEIEELIDVNEKNHENYKAIMHLNYFNNEDLDILKREEQINII, encoded by the exons ATGAAGGATTCTAAGAAAAAGGGCTCTTCTAAAAAGAGAGAAGAAAAACTTATGTTAATAAAAGAG cttaacaaaataaatgatgaaataaatgTAGAGCAAAATAATGTTGAGGATTTAagtgtaaaaataaaaaatatagatggTCAAATATTTTTGGGATATCATGACATTAAG ATATTAAATGtggaattaaaaaataaagaaatagaaGTTGAAGAGAAAAGGTCGCATAAATTACTATCGGAAAggaatatagaaaatatgataaataaatatatattaaaatgttatgagaatttcttaaataatttaacaaAGAATGAAATTGAGATTGATACACTATCCAAACGAAAGGA AGATGATATGAAAGAACAGAAATCCAATAAAGATTTTCAAAAACTAACCACAGTAACAAGCATCAAACAtttaaacaaattaaattCCATCATATTatcacaaaataaaattattgataatataaatagaaaattTACAATATGTCTCAAAAGAATGAAAGATAACTACTCTCGAAAAATTAATATg CAAAGAGATAAAATGGACAAGGAAagacaaaaaattatttttaatttacaaaaggaaaaaaatgaccgaataaa aaatatcttAACGACTTACAATgacaaaatttttaatatacaaaattattTCAAATTAATTCTGGATGATCAATTGGAACTCATTCAAAAATTAGAG gagGAAAAACTTactaagaaaaaaaattatttttcaaaaagaaAGGGCTTAGAACAGCTAAAGAAAAACATATCCATTCAAAGAA agATTTTAGAAGGTGTGGAAAGAGACGCATACGAATTAGAGAGGAACATTGTTGACTATGAAAACTTAAGAAAtgatttgaaaaaaattaaagaaaaaagaaaaaaacaacaaaagATTCTACATGAGTTAAAACTAGAAACAGATGTAAAGAAAATGTTACTTACAAAAATatcaaatgaatataaaactatatatgatcaaaataaaatgaagttATATGATTATCTTCAAAAATTGCTATTAGAg aaTTATTTCTTAGAGACCAAAATGAAGTTAAAAAATGAATCCCTGGAAGTAAATACTATAGAA TTAAACAAGTGGAAGGAGTCCAATAATCCAGAAAATAacgaaatattaaataacaCATTGAATGAAAAGTTTCaagattttaatatattaaaaaacgAGATTGAAGAATTGATA GAtgtgaatgaaaaaaatcaCGAAAACTATAAAGCGATTAtgcatttaaattattttaataatgaagatctagatattttaaaaagagaagaacaaataaatataatataa